The following are encoded together in the Humulus lupulus chromosome 5, drHumLupu1.1, whole genome shotgun sequence genome:
- the LOC133779399 gene encoding uncharacterized mitochondrial protein AtMg00860-like produces the protein MVLQRFKEHYLYAKIEKCEFWQPEVIFLRHIVSVDGIKVDSAKIEVVRDWPRQWKASKVRSYLGLAGYYRHFIDDFLKIATPLTELMRKNLWFTWSDKCEGSFQELKRQLVTASVLNLPSNGDKFLVY, from the coding sequence ATGGTATTGCAGAGGTTCAAGGAGCACTATTTGTATGCTAAAATtgagaaatgtgagttctggcaACCGGAGGTAATATTCCTTAGACATATTGTGAGtgtagatgggattaaggtagattcgGCCAAGATAGaagtagttagggattggccgaggcaaTGGAAAGCCTCAAAAGTTAGGAGTTACCTTGGgttagcgggttattacagaCATTTCATTGATGACTTTTTgaagattgccacaccattgactgagttgatgCGGAAGAATCTGTGGTTtacatggtcagacaaatgtgagggcagtttccaggaactgaagcgacAATTGGTTACTGCTTCGGTGCTGAATCTTCCTTCAAATGGGGACAAGTTTTTGGTGTATTGA